The following coding sequences are from one Molothrus aeneus isolate 106 chromosome 23, BPBGC_Maene_1.0, whole genome shotgun sequence window:
- the LOC136566046 gene encoding microtubule-actin cross-linking factor 1, isoforms 6/7-like, whose product MGKPLSRPDCLRQNRTCLGKGEDEDGYIEDCYVPQRSIYDTMRINEQIDQGSKLNQLSKSTLGKGDGSTISSNGTLGAANVFESRPPEPKKLDERVIFDQLKLSSDVSKPAPAPPKRRPNPEKKENVNRRSWKSFMPPNFTEFAERMGASLSEVSEAGASNPSLRDKRDSSAMLAEQPGQPEHGEPMSEFLTLEHVSKASGAAEALGAKQFSVDGYGGPRDECQALLSAGDSRARDLARARRLPSATWPRARKNFIRGNFNDGHQETLEASESDSTVENVNLSPCLSEELLDTGLDILITSNLREKTESELRFEEDERWVMMEEWEEATLSERGKAVLLAEEKRSCCLADISEEREQSTAPEDGSAPSPGTSQPCTSPGGGGSACCTEDVAVQCGVEDFAPVFERSTSPTGPELSDTDSVQMFLELEEQCLNEDGGDGAVPSCLEIQMSPMDSEGLDPDSAKLAGLVVEGGQHRVPLDISASDSAVVSDLEDFDITCSSQVLSTLEPLTEPFSERDTLAVTPTDSDGGASPSPMAMAGLGSLLECSPALLGEADPDPLMDPEFVAAGVTSRTGAHAAAGLGGDGYPSAPEGWGEDNQDLLPEGTCPGPVSPCQPPAPAMEELGSPPGHSQAGIEDMDPFRTHHLLPGRTEVANWDVPELVSEDEATDLGSGSGAEGWTRPAGSGDVCCGSLLPFHAGSASEPGSKAPTTFPVPAEDLPWEMVSLGHALSLEGAAHTEGMVTHGGTPAAILQPGDVDLLFAPSWEVPCPASPAAPEELPGTLSIAGPAIPWDFGELSAPTHPLSAGDVAVLEPQAQGMPPATRDPTMDAEEPPGATTTAMPLMVEELLEAPPPFADVPVATVPPPAAEPLTSGARDLSGDPVPLVVSLEDTDDFAITVVPPILEHLPAEVVALEDDPVGSLPAAGVAAWEGPPGAFSPLPEGPRRVLGTPFSTAARAQTLPRAVLRGPLRPRSCGGALSLCPSEGQRTPGTEGPLGAAAMAEGPPALPDGFVPDNEVFVAQAPAAGAPGTEFALFCTPGMGGRWEPTQ is encoded by the coding sequence ATGGGCAAACCACTGAGCCGGCCAGACTGTTTACGGCAGAACCGCACTTGCCTGGGGAAGGGCGAGGATGAGGATGGTTATATAGAGGATTGCTACGTGCCCCAGAGATCGATATACGACACCATGAGAATTAACGAGCAGATCGATCAGGGATCGAAGCTCAACCAGCTCTCCAAGAGCACCCTGGGCAAGGGGGATGGCAGCACCATATCCAGCAATGGGACTCTGGGAGCTGCCAACGTCTTCGAGTCCAGGCCACCAGAACCCAAGAAGCTGGATGAGCGAGTCATCTTCGACCAGCTGAAGCTCAGCAGCGACGTCTCCAAGCCGGCGCCGGCTCCGCCGAAGCGGCGGCCGAACCCCGAGAAGAAGGAGAACGTCAACCGGCGCTCGTGGAAGTCCTTCATGCCTCCCAACTTCACTGAATTCGCTGAAAGGATGGGGGCTTCTCTCAGCGAGGTGTCGGAGGCGGGCGCTTCCAACCCTTCCCTGCGGGATAAGCGGGATTCCAGCGCCATGCTGGCCGAGCAGCCGGGCCAGCCCGAGCACGGCGAGCCCATGTCGGAGTTTCTCACCTTGGAGCACGTCTCCAAGGCATCTGGCGCGGCAGAGGCTCTGGGGGCCAAGCAGTTCAGCGTGGATGGCTATGGAGGTCCCCGGGACGAGTGCCAGGCCCTGCTGAGCGCCGGTGACAGCCGTGCTAGGGACCTGGCCAGGGCCCGCCggctccccagtgccacctggCCACGGGCCAGGAAGAATTTCATCAGGGGCAACTTCAACGATGGGCACCAGGAGACCCTGGAGGCCTCCGAGTCGGACTCTACAGTGGAGAACGTCAACCTCTCTCCGTGCCTTAGTGAAGAGCTGCTGGATACGGGACTGGATATTCTCATCACCTCCAATCTCAGGGAGAAAACGGAGTCTGAGCTGAGATTTGAGGAGGACGAGCGCTGGGTGATGATGGAGGAGTGGGAGGAGGCGACGCTGTCAGAGAGAGGAAAGGCTGTTCTGCTGGCAGAGGAGAAGAGGAGCTGTTGCTTGGCAGATATTTCTGAAGAAAGGGAACAATCCACTGCTCCGGAGGAcggctctgcccccagcccggggacctcccagccctgcacgtCCCCTGGGGGTGGTGGCAGTGCATGCTGCACGGAGGACGTGGCGGTGCAATGCGGGGTTGAGGACTTTGCTCCAGTTTTTGAGCGCTCAACCAGCCCCACGGGCCCCGAGCTGTCCGACACGGACTCGGTGCAGATGTTCCTGGAGCTGGAAGAGCAGTGCCTGAATGAGGACGGGGGTGatggagctgtccccagctgcctggAGATTCAGATGTCCCCAATGGACTCAGAGGGGCTGGACCCAGATTCGGCCAAGCTGGCTGGGTTGGTGGTTGAAGGGGGTCAACACAGGGTCCCCTTGGATATCAGCGCCTCAGACTCTGCCGTTGTGTCAGATCTGGAGGACTTTGATatcacctgcagctcccaggtgcTGAGCACGCTGGAGCCCTTGACAGAGCCCTTCTCAGAAAGGGACACCTTGGCTGTCACCCCGACAGACTCGGACGGAGgggcctcccccagccccatggccatggcagggctggggtcccTCCTGGAGTGCTCCCCAGcgctgctgggggaggctgaTCCTGACCCTCTCATGGACCCGGAGTTTGTGGCTGCTGGGGTCACATCCCGCACAGGGGCACATGCAGCTGCTGGACTGGGGGGAGATGGGTACCCCAGTGCTCCAGAGGGGTGGGGTGAAGATAACCAAGACTTGCTTCCCGAGGGGACCTGTCCTGGCCCAGtgtccccctgccagcccccagccccagccatggaggagctggggtcccccccagggcacagccaggctggcattGAGGACATGGATCCCTTCAGGACCCATCACCTTCTGCCTGGAAGGACTGAGGTCGCCAACTGGGATGTCCCAGAACTGGTTTCTGAGGATGAAGCCACAGATTTGGGATCAGGGAgtggagctgagggctggaCTCGTCCAGCAGGGAGTGGGGATGTTTGCTGTGGttctctgctgcctttccacGCTGGCTCTGCATCAGAGCCAGGCTCCAAGGCTCCGACAACATTCCCAGTGCCTGCTGAGGACCTCCCATGGGAAATGGTTTCCCTGGGCCATGCCCTGtctctggaaggggctgcccacaCAGAGGGCATGGTCACACATGGGGGGACACCAGCAGCcatcctgcagccaggagatgTGGACTTGTTGTTTGCCCCCAGCTGGGAGGTTCCatgtcctgccagcccagccgcCCCTGAAGAGCTTCCTGGCACATTGTCCATTGCAGGGCCTGCCATCccgtgggattttggggagcttTCTGCTCCAACCCACCCACTTTCAGCAGGAGATGTGGCTGTCCTGGAGCCCCAGGCTCAGGGGATGCCACCAGCCACCAGGGATCCTACCATGGATGCTGAGGAACCTCCAGGGGCCACCACCACCGCCATGCCCTTGATGGTGGAGGAGCTTCTGGAAGCCCCACCGCCCTTTGCTGACGTGCCTGTTGCCACTgtgccaccaccagcagctgagCCACTCACCTCGGGTGCCAGGGACCTCAGTGGTGACCCCGTGCCATTGGTGGTCTCCTTGGAGGATACAGATGACTTTGCCATCACGGTTGTGCCGCCCATCCTGGAGCACCTGCCTGCTGAAGTGGTGGCTTTGGAGGACGACCCCGTTGGGAGCTTACCTGCAGCAGGGGTGGCAGCTTGGGAGGGTCCCCCTGGTGCCTTCTCACCCCTCCCAGAAGGCCCCAGaagggtgctggggacacccttttccacagcagccagggcacaaaccctccccagggctgtgttgAGGGGCCCCCTCCGTCCCCGCAGCTGTGGGGGTGCCctttccctctgtcccagcGAGGGACAGAGGACACCGGGCACGGAGGGACCCCTcggtgctgctgccatggcagaagggcccccagctctcccagatgGATTCGTTCCAGATAACGAGGTATTTGTTGCTCAGGCTCCCGCAGCCGGGGCTCCAGGCACagaatttgctttattttgcactccagggatgggtgggaggtGGGAGCCCACTCAGTAA